tgttcgacctaaaatatttccaatctctacgattttttaaatttcattgatTTCAATACTTAACCCctttgccgtaacattttctttacagttgcagTGGTCAAAACGTCTTTATCGCCAAAGATGTCGTAGAAAggagaagaaaatttatatttttagtatggctacatttattttaatgcttaaatattggttacaaacgaatcaaatttcatttcatctaaaccaagaggggggggggggcaaattTGATTGCTAAGTGGGGCATATCGGAAATGGACACGTCCAGAGATTAATTTATAGATTAATCAAATATCCAAATTCAACCAAATGTGCAAGAAAACTATTGTTACCGTTTCCATTTGCATATTTAGCTAAATGTGGATTTAGTGCCATAAATGATTTGCTGCTAGAAAAATAAATCGGCTGGATGTAACACAACGGAGAGACTTCAGACTGAAGCTAACTAAATTGGAACCTAACATAAAATCTATTCGCAGCAAGCATCAAGCGCAAGAATCTCGCTAAATGTAAACAGtaaataattactaataattaaaataatatagaaaaatctttcattaaaattatttcgtacTTGAATTTTTAGTACTGTTTTTGTACTTTTAAAGAACTGTGTTTCCTCAACAATTTCCTAGTGATTTCTTCCTAAAACCCCTATCATTTAAGTTTCTTCATTGAACAATTcaatgtttgaatattaaaaattatgtatatattacaTTGGGGGCATAAGAGTTTTAGAAGGGCTTAGGTGGGGCATGGCACAAAAATGGTTGGGAAACACTGATCTAAAAAgagacgcgtaacattcatatttctttaactttgttaaaatcttgagcacgagtctgactcgttaaaatacggcaaggggttaaatgtttagtaattgatcagataccaacatatttaataacataaACAATGTTTTGAATAATCGTACAGCAATTTTGAAGGTCCGTAAAAATGTTGCACGCCGTTAGGCCATTTTCCAACTTTATCTCTTTGTTTCGAACATTACAGTTCAGTATATTTCCAACGTCAGAGTAGCAACTGTAAGCGATACACTGCGCCGAGGCATATTTCGCAACAGATTATAATACTGAAAAGGTATCGAATGGATAATTACAGGTGGCTCGCGCGGAGCTCACCACGGAGAAACAATAAACTGTTTGCCACGCGGTGAACATCTGTCGCTTTTGCAGCTAGATAACAAGCCCCGGCGCGCGTCCTCGCATTACAAACGATATACGCAAGGCCGGCCACGGGCTTATTACGTGCCCTTCCAGCACGAAAATGCGCGAATCGAACACAGCCGAGGTCGCCCGTCGCGAATTACCCAATGAATTTTAATCGCGACGTACGCACGTGCGAGTGCGCGACAAACAAAAAACGTGTCCGCCATATCAACCGTGACAGAGGCGTCTTTTCATCTTTCGAATGGTGTTCCTTTGTCTTTTGTACACCTCCGCGACACTTTCGCCACAATTATTTCAACAAGAATATAATACCCCAggggaaaaaattgaaacaaaattaTTGTCGTTATTGTTAAGGAAccgtataataaaatatttcatagaaCTGAGTGCACTTTAATTTTAACTCACTAATTTGAACATATGCAACCTCAAAAGATTTATCGATAAGATAAGACTATGAATTTTAACATGTCGAAAAGATTGTTTATTtaaggaaaaatattatttggtCCCAttcaaaaaatttatatacacAGAGGAGAGAATGGTCCCAGACtctatcaattttaaaatatcgaaaagattgtttatttaagaaaacaaattatttgGTCTCGTTCAAAAAATTTATGTACACAGAGGAGAGAATGGTCCCAGactatcaattttaaaatatcgaaaagATTGTTTATttaaggaaaaaaattatttggtcTCGTTCAAAAAATTTATGTACACAGAGGAGAGAATGGTCCCAGACTCTGCTAACTTTAAAGTGTCGAACAGAATGTTTTTTAAGGGAAAACATTATTTGGTCTCGTTTCGACGAAGATTGGAGTCGAATTTTCGCTTTGACCGCAATACTGCGATTTCGGAAAGGATAATTTGAAGAGTTCTGAGCGAATGAGTTGTTAAACGATTGTTTTACGCCTGCACCGGCTAGAGACAGGGAACGGGAGGCTCGCAGTCGATGACCTCGCAGGCGAGAGGAGAATCGCTCTTCGCGAGTTTTCACCGATACCTTAGAAAGTTATTCAGGTGGGAGTGAACCAGGCAGCCTTGAAAATTGTCCGCGCCGCGCTCGAAAAGATGTCACGGACGGTATGCCTCGAATTTCGAATGTAAATCCAAAATTGACAGCGGTCGACGAATATCAATCGCGCCTCCAGCCTTATGGAAGTTCCTCTGAAAATTCCTCGTCGATACTCCGAACAAATCCGTAAAATTTCCGAGTTGCTGCTGCTCCGAAAAGCAATTAGAAACGATCAAGTAATTCGCCGTTCAACTAAATTCCTCCGAAAATCCTGCGCCGTCGCTCGGAAAATTTAGATCGTACAATTTCCAACTGCTTGCAATTCGAAAAAGCAATTAGAAACGTTCTAACAATTCATCGTGCGACTATTAATAACGTTTAGAGCTCGTCTGTCTTATTAACAGCTCCATCAGCGTCTAAAGTGATCgatagactgcgcatctttatgcaaaatgaaaaactgTTGCGTCAACTGCGAGACACGAGAGCCGGAAAAAAGATTCTtaaccatttttattaaatcgCGAGTCTTATAGGAAcgatcattaatttttttctggAATTCTTATTAccgcgaatgcataaaattccaGTCTAAACCTTCAAGTGcactttgttcgaaattttgCTTCTGTTGTTTCCCCTTTCACAGCTTTGTAGGACTTTTATGTAGTTGAGGGAAAATTGTTCGTAAATTCAATTGAAGAGCACCATCGTGTGTCCGGTATAGAATGTTAGTCGTTTGTAAAAATGATCCCACCCAATCGGCGTCCGAACAAACGAATTCCTCCTCGTGGCGGCTGCACGCTAACCGAAAAATGCgacgaagaaataacatttgaaAGCTTTCGAGTCGCTGGAGCCTAACACTCTGTTCGACAGCAGTCAAAGAGCGTTGGTTCCCTTTTTACAGAGCGGAAATGGGTTAAACGTTCGAGCACACAaagacaagagagagagagagagagagaaaagtccGTGTCTTGATGTCTTCGACGCGTGAAAGGCATCGAAGAGCCGTGTTGTTTTGTTTCCTCGCAACTGGCGACATTTTCACCGTTTTTATTTCCCGAATATTCTCCCGGAGAGACAGTTCCCGGGCTTTATTTCCGAACGCTCTCCGAGCACTTTCTTGCTACTGTTCGCCACTCCCACAATTTATTGTGCGAGCATAGTGCACGCTCTCCCAACACATTTCGACTTTTGGAAAATTGCTAGAGAATAAAACATGTACAGTCTCGCGCGTCAATgccaaaaataatataatattatccgACTTCTATTTGCACAAAAATGATATTTAAGCAACTCTAAAACCAGTGCAAAAGCCCGGCGCGAGTCGGTGTCTACGAAAGATAAGGCTGGTTTAGGTCAGACAGCATGATCCCGCCGTAGCAACGACCTGCAAACATCCTCGGGGACCGGAAGCACCTGGTCTCGGAGGTAGTATGGCCGACAAAACGCGTTGCTCGTATAAACCGGAGCCCGTCTTTCGCAGCTTATCGAGGAAATCTGGCGTCTTAATATCACTGGAGGGCGACTTGAAATCGATCGGCCGCCTAAAGGAGACCCAGAAGGTGGCCCAGCGATATTAGAAACCGTCAGGCTAAGAAAATATCTCGGCTATCTATGTATCTCGGCGACAACCGGAAATTTATCGGCGATATTTCCTCCGCCTCGGAGTATCGAGCTTCGTTTTCCATCGGGAAACGCGCGCGGTTTCCTCTCCCCTAACTTCCCCTGTCTTCAGCGACCATTCTTTTTCAACAGCTCTTTTTAATTTCTCCCCTCCATTACACATTGTCCCgctttcctctctctttctctctctttctcgagttTCTCTAATTCGGCGATGGAACGCGAAAGCGATTTATTCCAGTCGCCTTTCTTCCCTTTTCGAAGCAGCCCGAAAGGAGCCGGGGATGTTGGCGAACAGACGCTCGAATAATTAGCCTTGTTTCGGGTCACTTAATTAACCGAGAACCACACGGGCCCGAGCTCTCCGCAAGAAGCCGCCGCGCCGGGAAAATGGGTCGTTCTCGGAAAACGCGCGCGAGAGAGGGATCAAGTCGACGAGCACAAGTTCACGGTCGTTGCTTAGTTTCCCGGCACGACTGGGTTAGCTCGCCGAGTTTTCTTTGCAGTTCGCCAGCCGAAGTCGATCGAGCTTGCTGCGGCCGCTCGGAGCTGGGAAAATTACGATTTCCACGACTGAGATGTTGCTATTCGATTGAGAACGGAttctacagggtgaaccacgagttatgatcagtagagattattCTGTTTTTatcagcagtccgatcgaaaatgattTTACCAGAAAAAGTAAAGAAAGCAATTTTTTTGTTACTGATCACTGGACTACGGATTTGTATGCATTCACGAAGAAATTGtttcggtgaaatataaaacagtaaaggattagaaaaatttaagcatacggtaatgttgtttttaatgtaacaaagtaattaagggatgaaatcaatttttattttattcctgcttcccccacaatcaatgcagaacatttttattttgatcacGATTcgcggttcaccctgtatatcaggaATAAATGTCTATGCAGCTGGCTTGCGATTAATGCAGtgaatttgcatttttcataaaaatccgcagtctggtttgCGACCTTCTCGCTTGCAAAAATTCTTGCTCCGCTTATAGCGAGACTCGCTTTTGATACAGAGCGAGTAGTAATTCTCACGATTAGGGACTGTGGAGACAGGAACTATGGTTGAAAGCCGCACAAAGGATTGTAGTCGCGTGTATCGAGAAGACAAACAGCGTTGTCTGTAGAAGTGATCCAGGGTTGCGAGTAAAGTGCGGCCTCTGGCGGGATCCTCCAGTGGGCGGGGCCTATTCAGGCCGTTCATACGCTTGCAATTTACAAAGTTCCGAGCCGTAATTTCACGCTTTTCAAATTCGCGTTAGCGAACGTGAATGCGAACGCGCTCGGCGTGCGGGTCACGTGCGGGTTACATTCGAATGCAACGAATGCGACGAGAGGAATATGGCGGCGCGACGGGCGGGTACGTATCTCGGGGCGTACAGAAACATAGGATCATTGCCGTCATTGAGCCCGACGGCTGTAAATCAAGCTCGCAAGTGTCCCCGGCGCTCTGCTCCTGGATAGACTCGCACAAGTATTTGCTTTCTGAAACGATATACGCTTAAAAGCCGCCACTTTCACCACCGTGCACCTCGGTGCCCGTCGCTGCTGCACCGTGCCGATACGATCCGATACGGCCGAGTCCTTGCAACCAATATCGGGTGTCCTGCGAAAAGATGGCAGGTCCAGCCGCAATCACCAACTCTTGCTAGTGGAGCTGTGacttaaaaatgttctgcattgattgtgggaagcaggagtaaaataaaaattgatttcttcccttaatgacttcattgcattaaagacaatattataatattctccaatttgggtaaactttactttaccagacTCAAAATTTATGCCTTTcacaaattatgatgtatttggtttgtaatccagtagatttgtacccgatcctgtagaatcaatggttcaggagttatgcttggttaaagttgagcaatgtgCAGTGTtgttgacaggtaagggcgcagccatattggtttgtagtgacgactgcgagccgcttaccgagcagaccctacctaatcaccaaccaactcggtaagcggcacGCGACCGTCacaacaaaccaatatggcggcgcccatccctgtcaaaaacactgcagattgctcaactttaaaccagcataactcctgaaccattgatcctacaggatggAAATTTTGATCTCCAGCcgtcccgggtacaaatctactggattacataccaaatacatcataatttataggagaaaggaacaaattttgagtccggtaaagtaaagagcagccttcaatttttctaatcgttcactgttttatatttcacccagccaattgcttcataaatacataaagatccgcagtctacgggTTACCCGTACTCGGTTACTCGGGTATCTCATATACACTGCCGCTCATGGAAGTACGGACActtcgttaacactaaacctaccaccaccgatcgaaatgaccggtttcagagtttttattttactattatcgaaataatagaaatgatttgataaggaatggttgtatatatatctttagtagagcacgtattgcaACAggggccgcacaaagtctaaataaaatcaatcttgtcatttttataagggaacataaTGTattagttacttttaaggctcggcaggtttagtgttaacaagttaaaataattattcatgACTTGTACACATAAAATATCTTTATATTGTCATCCTTGATTTACCAAATAATCAGTCactaatattttactttgttgTTAAGTAATACACATTAATATAGTAAtacatacagttaggagcaaaactgatcacacacatttTAGATCAGAATAATTTCTTTATGGatgaaccaaacgacttcaatttctctgtaaggctagatgcaTCTatcttttcatttaaaaaaattgtttattacatttaatgacCTTTTCAATGTTCTTGCAATTTCTCTGTTTGCGAGACTCATATTGTGGAAAGCAATAATTTGGCGCTTTGCGTTATCATTTAACGATTTCCCCGTGTCATATTGtgctttaataatattaaacgaacgtataaaatattttttataattcttaaacCTTATAAATCTGTGTACTTACTATACAAAAACGTTCAAAAAATCGCACTATcaatagtaatttttaaatatttctccgtGAACACCTAAGATTATTTCGTATTATTGTACTCGATAATTTTCGAAGTATTTTTGAAACAGGTACATCTTTACACTAATACTGTTGATAGTCGACTGACTGCTTACACTATGTGTAGAACACATTCttgcgaaataaaaacaaatgccACAGTACACATccgaaaacgaaaataaaaggAAAGAAGCAGAAACCAGCCGACGGGGCTAGTGAACCTATcgttatttcggccactgtactaGCTCTACTTGCTAGCATCGACGCAAAGTTGAGAGCCGCGAATTCCTGTGACTGATAGCCGTGTCAAAGTTCGCAGCCCCACTCTCTAATCTGCCCCCAAGAATCTGCTGCAAAGAGTGCATATGTAAAACTGCGTGCTTATCCCAGAACCGCTCAGTGTTTACCAGTCGGACTGAAAGAGACAATCAATTCAGAATGTCCAGGACCTTTCGATCGTCTCTAATAATCCTCCTAATCGCGAGCGTATCATGGTCGAAAGAAGAGGATGCCACTTGCGTTCGCTCGAACGGTTATACGGTTTGCCATCGCAAAGGAGTTTTGGTCGAGGTGACACAGCAGGAGTCGGAGGACAGATTGGAAATCGATGATTTGGATCTTTTGGCAGTGAAGGAAGGTGCCTTTAAAAACGTGAACACCGTGCGCCTCAGCTTCGGCCTGGGGAACAAGATCTCCGTACTGAGAAGAGACTCCCTCACAGGATTGAAGAAGCTGGAACGAATGGACCTGGACAGCAACGTGGTACCCCTGTCGCCTAATTTATTCGCTGAACTGACGCAGCTGAAATCATTGTCGCTGATCTTCAACAAGATTAACTCGGTGCCCAAGGACTCGTTCGCTGGCCTGACGAACCTGATGTGGCTGTACCTGGGCCACAACGATATAGACGCCATAAACAAGGACTCTCTATCAGGATTGTCATCCTCGTTGACGTTCCTCTGGTTGAACGATAACAAGATCGCTAGCATCGAGCCTGGTAGCTTCAGCCACACTCCAGAATTGCATCGACTTCATCTGGAGAACAATCGGCTGACTTCCATCCAACCTGGGACCTTCAAACGTCTCCACAATCTCGACGGACTGTTCCTAGAGGAGAACAAGTTGGCCAGCATCTCTGCAACGGATTTCAAGGGCCTGATCGCCCTCAGGATTCTCAGGCTACAGCACAATCAAATCTCCGACATCGAGGTTGGCGCTTTCAGCGATCTGGGACAGCTGGAAGAGCTAGATCTCAGGAAGAATCTGTTGACTCACGTCGAGGACGGCTTGCTCAGTGGATTGAATCAGCTGAAGAAGATCGATTTGTCGAATAACAAGATCAGTCGGGTGGATCCGAACGCGTTCGTGGGACTCCCTGCACTCAAGACTGTCAAtcttgataataataatatgacCAGAGCTGATAGCAAGAGGTACATACCTGGGAACTAACGTAAGGATGGACTTTCAAGTGGGGACTATGTATACCTGTGCgttttaattaaagaatatttGCCAAAGGATTGTTGTAATTGGGGAACTAGAACGTTTTTCTCGGTTTTCTACCACTAATAATGAATGTTTAACAGCGGAAGGCGAGATGTGGGGCAACAACGGTTCCTCGGGAAGATTTAATTGGCTCTCGGTTCCGATGACCCGAAAATCAATTGTAGAAAGCACGTAGCAGCCCGAACGAGCGTAACAATCGCGACAAAACCCTCGATCTATTAATCTCGGTGCTCTTGTTCGAATCGGCAGCCTCCGAGTGTCTTATAGCTTGGTAGCCGCCGAGCGTTAACTGGCCTATGCAGATTTGCTTCGTCGAGCACCGTTTCGTGCGATTAAATCCACCGCGTCGCTCTCTTGTATCTTTCTTTCACTGGTTCACTGTCCTCTGTGTTGTAATTCCTTACTTAACCCGTTTGCTCGACGCCGTTCCCGCTTTTTATCTCTGCTCCGTCGTTATGAAACAACTGGTCGACTGTGACAGAACCGGGGATGGTTCTCGCCCTCTCAATCCACCATTTTCTCCgcgaaatttcaatgaaatccgTGTCTGAAATCCGACACAATTTTCCTAATAATTTTGTGTGCATTTGTTGCCAATTTTCACCCTAAAAAATTTGAGTTCAAAAAGGTTAAAGTGTGCCACCATTTTTCTTCGACCCCCAATTTCTATAAATCGTTAGctaaaaacttttaaaaatgtttaaacggTCCAAAGAAATTTGTATCTGCTATAAAATAGAGTAGGATTCTGCGACCTAATCCAGGCCAATTCTAACCcaaaaaatttgttcaattatcgataaaatttgattttaaaaaCGTTAAAAAGTGTTAATAACAAGATGTTTGAAAAGTGCACAGAAATTTTTCTTCGACCCTAATTTCTATATTAAATTACTAgataaaaacttttaaaaatgtttagaaggtccaaagaaatttgtatctgttgtaaaataaaataggaTTGCGAACAGAATTTTTCTAGATTAATAAGAACGGTAGATTTGCAGTTCGATTATTATTTACGGGCTGTTGGGTACATCGTGGCAGTTCCAGCAAGTCGACAATCGACAGTGACTCATTGGCAGCGGTTTTAATAAGAACAACCGTCGAGCTGGCTCCGATTTTTCGCTAATCGTCGACAGAGGTGGAATCGAACTCGGGTAACGGGTATTCGGAACGAGTTTTCCACGTGGAGACCGGGCGGGGGTTTCAACGTCCATTGTCCGAAGCGGAAAGCAATACTTCCAGTAATGAATCATTTTCGAGCACCCGTGACACtcgtattttttaatgaatttaaacgGAAAGTGGTATATCGTCAGAGCAGCCTCTCGAAATCGCTCGCTCTCGAAAAGCTTATTAAAGTTTTAACCCGCGAatcgcgcgcgcacgcacactCCCTACTTTATCCAATTTTATCGAATCGAAATTAAACAAACACCCAGCACTTTGTTGCAGGCTCGACTTGAATACGGTGTAATTCACGGTGGAATGCACCGACGATCGAAACTTTCAATCGGCGATTTGGTTTCATAAAAGTTTCACGGCGCGCCGGCTCTCTCGTGATTTTATCGATGATCGCTCAATTTCTTTATTtccctat
This genomic stretch from Lasioglossum baleicum chromosome 4, iyLasBale1, whole genome shotgun sequence harbors:
- the LOC143208260 gene encoding uncharacterized protein LOC143208260, with product MSRTFRSSLIILLIASVSWSKEEDATCVRSNGYTVCHRKGVLVEVTQQESEDRLEIDDLDLLAVKEGAFKNVNTVRLSFGLGNKISVLRRDSLTGLKKLERMDLDSNVVPLSPNLFAELTQLKSLSLIFNKINSVPKDSFAGLTNLMWLYLGHNDIDAINKDSLSGLSSSLTFLWLNDNKIASIEPGSFSHTPELHRLHLENNRLTSIQPGTFKRLHNLDGLFLEENKLASISATDFKGLIALRILRLQHNQISDIEVGAFSDLGQLEELDLRKNLLTHVEDGLLSGLNQLKKIDLSNNKISRVDPNAFVGLPALKTVNLDNNNMTRADSKRYIPGN